TCGAGGAAGCGCGCAAACGCAAAGGCCTCTCCATCCGCGAAGCCGCGGAAGCCACGAAGATCCGTGGCGATTATCTCCAGAAATTCGAGGCCAACTCCTTCGACTTCGACCTGCCGCCGCTCTACATCCGCGGCTTCCTCCGCACCTACGCCAAATATCTCGAATTTGATCCGGCGCGCGTCGTGTCCGAATTCGACACGATGATGGCCGACCAGGGCCGTGCCCCGCGCCGTGAGACCCGCGAGAACTACGGCCGCGTCGAGCTCGGCGGCGAAGGCTCCGAGCCCGCGCCGCGCGCCAGCGGCGGCGGCAACGGCCTCGACCCGGTGATGCTCAAATACGCCCTCTTCGGCGGCGGCGCACTCGTGCTCGTCGTCGTGGTCGTGCTGCTCATCAACGTCCTCTCCAGCCGCACGGAACCGCGGCAAACCGCAGCGAAGCAGACCGCGACCGAGACCGCAGCGACGCAGCCGTCCTCGCCGCCCGTCGGCGCCGAAGGCGCGGCCGGCGCGCAGACCCTCACTTTCGTCGGCCTCGACAACACGCGCCTCAAGATCGTGCGCGATGCCGACCAGAGCATCGTCTTCGACGGAACCATCAATCGCGGCGAAACCCGCTCATTCCGCAAGACCGGCGTCCTGCGCATCACGGTCGAGGATCGCACCAAGCTGCGCATGGAAGTGAACGGCCGCGCGATGGACCTGCCGCAATTCGCGAACGGCAACTACGGCCGCTTCAAGCTGGACTGAGTCGCGCGTCACCTCCGCCCACGAAAAAGGCCGGCGCTCGCCGGCCTTTTGTTTTCCGCACTTCGCGCAGAGTGGCGGGAGCCTCCAGCTCCTGCCGCCTTCTGCGCGGCAAAGCGCTTCACTTTTTCTTCCACGCGCCGCTCTCGTCCTGCACCCAGACGCCGGAGCGCGCGTTCGCGGCGATCTGCTTGGCGCGCGCGCGGCCCACGGAATCCGACGTCGCACCGGTCTGCTGCGCGATGAGCGCATAGACGGCCTCGCGATCGCGGTTCTCGTCCGAGACCACGGACGAGGCATTGCCGACGTTGTCGCGCACTTCGACGAAACCGCGGTTGTTTTCCCCGATGGCGCCCTTCGCTTTCAGCGCGTCGAGCTGCGGCAGACGCTGCTCCATGCGCTGACGAATGGCACCCGCCGATTGGGCGGAGACGGTGACAGTGAGCGCGCAGAGCGCGAGGCAGGCGGCGAAAAGACGGGCGATCATGGTTTTTTCTCCTCGTGGGTGGTGGTGGCGGACTTGGCGTCGAGGCCGCCGAAGAAATCCTCCAGCGCGCGCTCGACCTTCACGTTGACGTCGACGGTGATGTGGATCGGCTTCACCTCGATCGGTTCGGTGCGGACGTTCAGGCACCCGCCCAACAGCAGCGGGGTGGCAACGACCGCGAGGAACAAGGGACGTTTCATGTGGAGAAGGTTTCGCTCATTCGACGCCGCGAGGCGATGGAAAATTCAAATCCCGGCCGAGCTCCGGGAGGCAGCACGGAGTCGTTGGGTCGGGCAAGAGCCGGATGCCAGCCACGCGACGCGCCCGACGGCCGCGCCCTTCCGCAGTTGGAAAATGAACCAGCCTCACTCACGGGGCCTTAGTCCGCTGGGCGGCGCCACGGTTCCGTCCGCTATTTGCCGCCGAAACTTACGCGGCTGTTCAAGCCGAGGTTGAGCAGGCTTTCGAACGGCCCGTTCACATTGAGATCGAGGGTCACCGGCGCCTTGACCTCCGGGTCCACCGGCGAGCCGGCGAGATGCACGATCGCCGAGCGACCGGGCGGCGCCTTGGGCGGGCGGATGTCGAGGCGCAGCTCCGCGAGCTTCAATCGCAGGAGGCCGGCCTCGATCTTCTTCATCACGGTGTATTGCGCACTGTTCGGCGCCACGCCGCTCGTGAGCAAGCCGTCCGCATTGAACTGCACCTCGGCGTAGACGCCGCGTTTCAACTCCAGCCAGCCCGTGCCGAAACGGATACCGGCGCCATCGATACGCAACGGCACGCGGCCGTCCACCCGCCCCGTCGCCTTCGCCGGCACATCCCGCGCGAGCGCGAGCAGTTGTTCCACCACCAAGCCGTCCACGAGCAACACCGCCTCAAGCTCGTTCTGCCGCGGGAAAAACCGGAACGGCTCCGCCGCGAGCCGCCCGCCGAACGCCTCGAGCGTGGCGTGCGAGACCGCGATCTTCTCCACCGTGTCGAAGGCGAGCTGCAGCTCGAGGTTGGTCGTCTTGATCTCGCCGGCGGTGAGCGACGCCACATGCACGTCGCCGGGCTCGGAGATGAATTTGTCGAGATCGCGAAAATGGAACTTCGCGCTCACGCCGTCCGCCACGACGTTGCGCGCGGGAAACTCGAATCGCGCGTCGCTCAGCTCGACATCGCCGGCGAGCGCGAGTTTCCCGCCGGCGTAGGCGCCGGTTGCGCTGCCGCGCAGTTTCCCCGCGAGCGACCATTTGCCGCCCGGCAGCACGACCATTTGTCCGATGAAATCCTGCCACTGCGCGAGATCGAGCTGTGCGTCGGCAACTTGGAATTTCCATGTCCCGCTCGCGTAATTGAACTCGCCGCCGATTTTTGCCGCGAAGCCCGGTGCGGTCGCATTCACGTCACCGCTCCACCGGTCCTTCCCCGCAGGTTTCACGGCGAATTGCACCCGCACGTCCTGTTGTTGCTCACCCGCCGCCTGCACCACGAGCACGCCGTCGATGCTGACTTCCTCCGCCGGAACCGCCAGCGTCGTGGTCGTGCCGCCACCGCCGCCGCTGTAGCTCGCCCACTGCCACGGGTTGGTGTCGGAGCCATCCACAGTCACGGGCACCTTCGCGCCCTCGACGCGGATGGAGGCGAACGACGGCGACCACCAATGCCGCCGGTCGAGCGTGACGCGCTTCGCATCGAAGCGTTGCGCGCGCACGCGAAAGCCAAGGTCCGCCACTTCGACCCGCCAAGGCGACGCCTGTGTGACGTCGAGTTTCACGTCGCCGGCGCCCACCATCTTGAGCGTGGCCGCAATCGCCGCGCCAGCCAGGGGACGTCGCACGAGGACCAACGCCGT
This portion of the Candidatus Didemnitutus sp. genome encodes:
- a CDS encoding DUF4115 domain-containing protein, producing MQTLGERLEEARKRKGLSIREAAEATKIRGDYLQKFEANSFDFDLPPLYIRGFLRTYAKYLEFDPARVVSEFDTMMADQGRAPRRETRENYGRVELGGEGSEPAPRASGGGNGLDPVMLKYALFGGGALVLVVVVVLLINVLSSRTEPRQTAAKQTATETAATQPSSPPVGAEGAAGAQTLTFVGLDNTRLKIVRDADQSIVFDGTINRGETRSFRKTGVLRITVEDRTKLRMEVNGRAMDLPQFANGNYGRFKLD
- a CDS encoding YdbL family protein, which gives rise to MIARLFAACLALCALTVTVSAQSAGAIRQRMEQRLPQLDALKAKGAIGENNRGFVEVRDNVGNASSVVSDENRDREAVYALIAQQTGATSDSVGRARAKQIAANARSGVWVQDESGAWKKK
- a CDS encoding YdbH domain-containing protein, whose translation is MSAVPVVTRRRWIVRLIVAFVVLVTALVLVRRPLAGAAIAATLKMVGAGDVKLDVTQASPWRVEVADLGFRVRAQRFDAKRVTLDRRHWWSPSFASIRVEGAKVPVTVDGSDTNPWQWASYSGGGGGTTTTLAVPAEEVSIDGVLVVQAAGEQQQDVRVQFAVKPAGKDRWSGDVNATAPGFAAKIGGEFNYASGTWKFQVADAQLDLAQWQDFIGQMVVLPGGKWSLAGKLRGSATGAYAGGKLALAGDVELSDARFEFPARNVVADGVSAKFHFRDLDKFISEPGDVHVASLTAGEIKTTNLELQLAFDTVEKIAVSHATLEAFGGRLAAEPFRFFPRQNELEAVLLVDGLVVEQLLALARDVPAKATGRVDGRVPLRIDGAGIRFGTGWLELKRGVYAEVQFNADGLLTSGVAPNSAQYTVMKKIEAGLLRLKLAELRLDIRPPKAPPGRSAIVHLAGSPVDPEVKAPVTLDLNVNGPFESLLNLGLNSRVSFGGK